A stretch of DNA from Micromonospora sp. NBC_01813:
CAGCGGTGAACCTCACCACGGTCCTCGACCTGATCGCCCACCAGGAGGCCACCGCCGGCCAGACAGCCGACCGGCTACGCGAGCAGATCGCCACACTCACCGCCGAACTCGGCCGCGTCGACAGCGAACTGGCCGCCCTGGCGACCACCCGCACCACGCTGCGCACGCTCGCCGCCGCCGAGTTCACCGCCGACGACCCGACGATCGCCAGCACCCCCTACCAGCAGATCCTGGAAGTCCTCGCCGCCACACCCTCCGGGATGCGGGCGAAGGGCATCTGCCTCGCGCTCGGCGTCGAGCCCTCACCGAAGCACGTCGAAGGCACCCGCGCGAAGCTCAAACGGATGGTCAACCGCCGGGTCCTCACCGAAGACGAACCCGGAGTGTTCACTCTCGCCCCGAAAAGGACGTAATCTTCCGAACTGCCCTCTCAGGTCACGCTGTCGTCCGCGCTGGCCCGCTGCACCGGGCCCCGACGGCCGGTGAGGATCGCAACTGTCCTTCGTAGACTTGGGGAGCCGTACGAGGATGCGCTGCACCGGGCCCCGACGGCCGGTGAGGATCGCAACGACCGTGCCCGGAAGATTGGTGCCGTCCGCGACCGTGCTGCACCGAGCCCCGACGGCCGGTGAGGATCGCAACAACGCGATGGTAGCTCTCAACACATTCTTGGCGGTGCTGCACCGGGCCCCGACGGCCGGTGAGGATCGCAACCCTCCCGCCTCCACCATCCCGCGTGCTCACACCACGCGCTGCACCGGGCCCCGACGGCCGGTGAGGATCGCAACGACTGCTCAGGCCTGGCGGTCTACGCGATCCGGCAGGGCTGCACCGGGCCCCGACGGCCGGTGAGGATCGCAACGGGGCACCGAAAGGATAGTGCGACCCGTGCGAGTTGCTGCACCGGGCCCCGACGGCCGGTGAGGATCGCAACGCTGAGCGGCCCATGAAGAGCACCTCGCCCAGGGCGGGCTGCACCGGGCCCCGACGGCCGGTGAGGATCGCAACTCCGGGTCGGCGGGTGGCTTTGCGGCGGTGTCGGCGAGCTGCACCGGGCCCCGACGGCCGGTGAGGATCGCAACTCAGGTGGCCGCCGCCGTACCGTCCAGCGCGCGGTGGGCTGCACCGGGCCCCGACGGCCGGTGAGGATCGCAACGTCCTCGCTGCGCGTGTCTGGGGTTGAGGTGGGGGGCTGCACCGGGCCCCGACGGCCGGTGAGGATCGCAACGGTTGGGGGACTGCGGTGCTCCCCAGTGGCACCGGCGCGCTGCACCGGGCCCCGACGGCCGGTGAGGATCGCAACACGCGTGGGACCGCAGGGCTTCCTACCTCGCCAGTCGCTGCACCGGGCCCCGACGGCCGGTGAGGATCGCAACGCCCTGTTCGAGGTCTTCGTCATCGGCCAGATCTTGTGCTGCACCGGGCCCCGACGGCCGGTGAGGATCGCAACGCCGCCGCATCCAGTGGTGCTGCTGCGATCGACGCTGGCTGCACCGGGCCCCGACGGCCGGTGAGGATCGCAACCTCGGCCTCGTCACCGCGTTCGGGCTCGACCTGACCGGGCTGCACCGGGCCCCGACGGCCGGTGAGGATCGCAACTAAGGCTATGCCACAGAGACTTGGGTCATGACACAGCTGCACCGGGCCCCGACGGCCGGTGAGGATCGCAACCACGACCAGAGGAGGAGTCTTGACCACACCACCTACCGAGCTGCACCGGGCCCCGACGGCCGGTGAGGATCGCAACCAGCGACACCACCGACAGCGTGCCCTGCGGGATGAAAGCTGCACCGGGCCCCGACGGCCGGTGAGGATCGCAACGTCGGGCTTCGGTACGGCGTCGCTGACCACGCCGGTCGCTGCACCGGGCCCCGACGGCCGGTGAGGATCGCAACTGCGCGTGCTGAATCACGACGCTGCCGGCGGTGGCACCGCTGCACCGGGCCCCGACGGCCGGTGAGGATCGCAACCGGCTTGGCAACCCCACACGTCGGGATCTGTTCGAGGCTGCACCGGGCCCCGACGGCCGGTGAGGATCGCAACGGCCGCGCGTCCGGTGGCATCGTCGGCGCCGATCATGCTGCACCGGGCCCCGACGGCCGGTGAGGATCGCAACTCCGTGTCGGCGATCTTGTTGTCGAGGGCGGCCAACCGCTGCACCGGGCCCCGACGGCCGGTGAGGATCGCAACAACGACAACACGTTGGAGACCGTACGCAAGATGGAGGAGCTGCACCGGGCCCCGACGGCCGGTGAGGATCGCAACGGCCAGAGGACACAGGACAGCGCGTACGCGAGCAGGCTGCACCGGGCCCCGACGGCCGGTGAGGATCGCAACGGAACGGTCCGCGTCAGCAGCACCGACACCGCCAGGTCGCTGCACCGGGCCCCGACGGCCGGTGAGGATCGCAACGGATCCCGATCCGGCGGAGCGGATGCGTCCTGCCGGATGCTGCACCGGGCCCCGACGGCCGGTGAGGATCGCAACAGCGGCGAGCGCGAAGGCGACGGGGGAGCCGTTCCGGTGCTGCACCGGGCCCCGACGGCCGGTGAGGATCGCAACGTCCTCGCTGCGCGTGTCTGGGGTTGAGGTGGGGGGCTGCACCGGGCCCCGACGGCCGGTGAGGATCGCAACACCGACGTCGAATGGAAGCCGTGGGTGTCGATCTCGCTGCACCGGGCCCCGACGGCCGGTGAGGATCGCAACACCGAGTCGGAGCAGGTAGCGATCATGGCCGGGCCGAGCTGCACCGGGCCCCGACGGCCGGTGAGGATCGCAACTCGCATCAGGTCGTGGATCAGCCTCGCCCAGGCTGTTTGCTGCACCGGGCCCCGACGGCCGGTGAGGATCGCAACACAAGAAGAAGCCGCTGGTGGCCGAAACCATCCGGCGGGCTGCACCGGGCCCCGACGGCCGGTGAGGATCGCAACGCCGACGGCGGCATCAGCTGGTCCGGCCTCCACTGGTGCTGCACCGGGCCCCGACGGCCGGTGAGGATCGCAACACCGCCGCGTACGACGATGGCGCATACGAGCTGGCCCGCTGCACCGGGCCCCGACGGCCGGTGAGGATCGCAACTCGTACCGCCGAGTCCCGGCAGGCAGACGCCGATTTCGCTGCACCGGGCCCCGACGGCCGGTGAGGATCGCAACGTCGAGACCTGCGCCGCGCTGCGCCGCCTGGCCGCGCTGCACCGGGCCCCGACGGCCGGTGAGGATCGCAACCCACCACCGGGCAGTGCTGGCGAGCCAACGCGCCCGGTCGCTGCACCGGGCCCCGACGGCCGGTGAGGATCGCAACGTCGAAGTCGCGGTCGAACCGGATCGCGTCGCAGTCCCGCTGCACCGGGCCCCGACGGCCGGTGAGGATCGCAACAGTCTCGAATTGTCGAAACGGATCTCTGGGCTCCAACGAGCTGCACCGGGCCCCGACGGCCGGTGAGGATCGCAACTGCGTCGGGTCGAACGCGTTCGTCGTCTCCTGCGCCGGCTGCACCGGGCCCCGACGGCCGGTGAGGATCGCAACGCGGGCATGGTGATCTCCTCGGGTCGCACCGTCGAGTAGATGCTGCACCGGGCCCCGACGGCCGGTGAGGATCGCACAACTGGGCGGCCGTCCACGCGGTCGTCTCGACGACGTACCGCTGCACCGGGCCCCGACGGCCGGTGAGGATCGCAACCTGCTGACGCTGGAGGCCCAGTCGCGGCCACGGATGGGCTGCACCGGGCCCCGGGCCGGTGAGGATCGCAACAGCGCCTTGGGTCGCCGCCTTGGATCGACCGTCATCAGCTGCACCGGGCCCCGACGGCCGGTGAGGATCGCAACGCCCGGTGAAGCATCATCTGCGGCCGTCGCAAGGAGCTCGCGCCCGAGGCGAGCTCCTGTGGCATCGACGCTGCGCCGGCCTCCGTGTTCGGCGAGGATGACGACGTCACGATGCCCGGGTCGAGTGCCGGCGATCGCACGCAGGCTGCACCCGTACCCGAGCAGTTCCTACCCTGCGTTCGCGCGTTCCTTGCTCGCCTCGGCGAAATCGTCGGCCGGAGACCGGAAGTGATCGCGGCGTTGCGCCCGAATGCCTGGTGGGGGCCGGGCTGACCGTCGGGTGGCCGGCGCGCGCCGTGGCGGTGCGGCTGGGGCGGTATGCCGGTCGGTATCTTTGCTGATTGGGCGGTCCCGCCGCCCAGACCGGGGGACCCATGCTGATCAGACTTCTGCGGCGCCACCTGCGACCCTACGGCCGGCCGATCGCCATCGTGGTGCTGCTGCAACTCGTCGGCACGATCGCCTCGCTCTACCTGCCCAGTCTCAACGGCGACCTCATCGACCGGGGCATCGCCGTCGGGGACACCGGGCACATTCTGCGGGTCGGCGGCTGGATGCTGGTCGTCACCGCCATCCAGATCGGCTGCTCCATCGCCGCCGTCTTCTACGGTGCGCGTACCGCGATGGCGTTCGGTCGTGACGTGCGCTCGGCGGTCTTCCACCAGGTCGGGCGGTTCTCCGCGCGGGAGGTCGGCCAGTTCGGCGCGCCCTCGCTGATCACCCGCACCACCAACGACGTCCAGCAGGTGCAGATGCTGGTCGTGCTCACGTTCACGATGCTGGTCGTCGCCCCGATCATGTGCGTCGGTGGCATCATCATGGCGTTGCGGGAGGACTTCGGGCTGTCCTGGCTGATGGTGGTCAGTGTGCCGGTCCTCGGCGTTGCGGTGAGTTTGATCGTGCGTCGGATGGTGCCGCTGTTCCGGGCGATGCAGACCAGGATCGACGCCGTCAACCGGGTGCTGCGTGAGCAGATCACCGGCGTACGGGTGGTGCGGGCGTTCGTGCGGGAGCCGTACGAGACCGAGCGCTTCGGCATCGCCAACGCGGAGCTGACCGCGACCGCGCTGCGGGCCGGCCGGCTGATGGCGTTGTTTTTCCCGGTGGTGATGTTGGTGTTGAACGTCTCCAGCGTGGCCGTGCTCTGGTTCGGTGCCGGTCGGGTCGACTCCGGGCAGATCGAAATCGGCTCGCTGACCGCTTTCCTGAGCTACCTGATGCAGATCCTGATGTCGGTGATGATGGCGACGTTCATGCTGATGATGGTGCCCCGAGCGGCGGTCTCCGCCGAGCGGATCACCGAGGTTCTCGACACCGAGTCGTCGGTGCTGCCGCCCACCGGGCCGACGGCCGGTCCGGCACTGCCGGATGGGCAGCCGGTCCGCGCCGACCTGGAGTTCCGCGCGGTCACCTTCCAGTATCCGGGTGCGGCGGCACCGGTGCTGCGGGACATCACCCTGCGGGCGGGGGCCGGCACCACCACCGCGATCATCGGTAGCACCGGCGCGGGCAAGACGACTCTGCTGTCGATGGTGCCCCGGCTCTTCGACGCCACCGCCGGGACGGTGCTCGTCGACGGGGTCGACGTCCGGGAGTTCGACCTGGACCTGCTGCGGCGTCGGATCGGGGTGGTGCCGCAGCGGCCGTACCTGTTCACCGGCACGGTCGCCAGCAACCTGCGGTACGGCCGACCGGAGGCCACCGACGAGGAGCTGTGGGCGGCGCTGGAGGTGGCGCAGGCCCGGGACTTCGTCGAGCGGATGCCCGGCGGCCTGGCCGCGTCGATCGCCCAGGGCGGCACCAACGTCTCCGGTGGTCAGCGACAACGGCTGGCGATCGCCCGCGCGGTGGTCCGAAGACCGGAGATCTACCTGTTCGACGACTCGTTCTCCGCCCTCGATCTGGGCACCGATGCTCGGTTGCGGGCCGCGTTGCGGCCGGTCACCGTCGACGCCGCCGTCGTGATCGTCGCCCAGCGGGTTTCGACGATCATCGACGCCGACCAGATCGTCGTACTGGAGAACGGGGCGATCGTCGGTGTCGGCCGGCACGCCGAGCTGCTCGCCGACTGTCCCACGTACGCCGAGATCGTGGCGTCCCAACTCACCGTGGGGGTGGGCGCGTGAGTAGCTCCCCGGCACCTGAGCAACGGACCCCGGAACGGTTGCCGGCTGCGGCAGCTCGGCGCGGCGGCGGACCGCCGTGGATGAACGCCGGGCAGCCGGCCGAGAAGTCGATGAACTTCGGCCCCTCGGCGCGCCGGCTACTCGGCCGGCTGCGTCCGTACCGGTGGCAGTTGGTGGGGATTGTCGCGCTCGCCGTGGCGAGCGTGGCGCTGATGGTGGTCGGACCCCTGATCCTCGGCCACGCCACCGACCTGATCTTCTCCGGTGTGCTCGGCGCCCGGCTGCCCGACGGGCTCACCACCGACGAGGCGGTCGCCCAGGCGCGCGCCGCCGGCAACGACACCCTCGCCGACCTGCTGGCCCGGGGCCGGGTGGTGCCCGGCGTGGGCATCGACTTCACCCGACTCGGTCAGGTGCTCGCCTGGGCGTTGGGCCTCTACATCGCCGCGAGCCTGCTCTCCTGGTTGCAGGGTTACCTGCTCAACGGCGTCGTGCAGCGGGCCGTGCTGCGGCTGCGGGCCGAGGTGGAGGAGAAGCTGCACCGGCTGCCGCTGCCCTACTTCGACCGCCAGCCCCGGGGCGAGCTGCTCAGCCGGGTCACCAACGACATCGACAACATTTCGCAGAGCCTCCAGCAGACCCTCAGTCAGCTGCTGACGTCGCTGCTCACCGTGGTCGGCGTACTGGTGATGATGGTCTGGATCTCGCCGTTGCTGGCGATCGTCGCGCTGCTCGCGGTGCCGCTGTCGGTGTTGGTGACCCAGCAGATCGCGAAGCGTTCGCAAAAGTTGTTCATCGCACAGTGGACGCACACCGGTGAGCTGAACGGGCAGATCGAGGAGGCGTTCACCGGCCACGAGCTGGTCAAGGTCTTCGGCCGTCAGGGTGAGGTGGAGGCCACCTTCGCCGCCAAGAACGACGAACTGTTCCGGGCCAGCTTCGGTGCCCAGTTCGTGTCGGGCATCATCATGCCGTCGATGATGTTCATCGGGAACCTCAGCTACGTCGCCATCGCGGTGGTCGGCGGGCTGCGGGTCACCTCCGGGCAGCTCAGCCTCGGCGACGTGCAGGCGTTCATCCAGTACTCCCGGCAGTTCACCCAGCCACTGACCCAGGTCGCCTCGATGGCCAACCTGCTGCAGTCCGGGGTGGCGTCCGCCGAACGGGTCTTCGACCTGCTCGACGCGCCGGAGCAGACCCCGGACCCGGACCCGGCGGCGCGGCTCGACCGCCCGCACGGCCGGGTCGAGTTCGAGGCCGTCTCCTTCCGGTACGCCCCGGACCAGCCGCTGATCGACGATCTTTCCCTGGTGGCCGAGCCGGGCCAGACGGTGGCGATCGTCGGTCCCACCGGGGCCGGCAAGACCACCCTGGTCAACCTGATCCTGCGCTTCTACGAACTGGACGCCGGTCGGATCACCCTGGACGGGGTGGACGTCACCACGTTGCGCCGGGCCGACCTGCGCGGCCAGGTCGGCATGGTGCTGCAGGACACCTGGCTGTTCGGCGGCACCATCCGGGACAACATCGCGTACGGCAACCCGGACGCCAGCGAGGCGGAGATCCTGCGGGCCGCGCAGGCCACCTTCGTGGACCGGTTCGTCCGCAGCCTGCCCGACGGCTACGACACCGTCCTGGACGAGGAAGGCAGCAACGTCAGCGCCGGCGAGAAACAGCTGATCACCATCGCCCGCGCCTTCCTGTCCGACCCGTCGCTGCTGATCCTCGACGAGGCGACGAGTTCGGTGGACACCCGTACCGAGGTGTTGTTGCAGCAGGCGATGGCGGCGCTGCGTGCCGACCGGACCAGTTTCGTGATCGCCCACCGGCTCTCCACGATCCGCGACGCCCACCTGATCCTGGTGCTCGACGGTGGCCGGATCGTCGAGCAGGGCAGCCATCCGCAGCTGCTCGCGGCGGGCGGGGCGTACCGGCAGCTTCACGACGCGCAGTTCGCCGGGGCCGCCGACTAGTCAGCCGTCGACAAGTGCAGGTCCGTCCTGGCGTTGCCGGTGGCCGGGTCGTAGGGGTAGGAGACGTGCTGGTGGACCATCCGCCATTCGCCGCCTCGGCGTCGGAAGACGCGGGTGCCGCGCGACCAGCTCTCGGCAGCCGCAGCACCGGCCGGCTTCAACTGGACGTGGTTGAGCCCCCAGGCCACTGCGAGATCGCCGTCGACCACGATCGTCAGGTCCGGCACGGTCCAGGTGACGA
This window harbors:
- a CDS encoding ABC transporter ATP-binding protein yields the protein MNAGQPAEKSMNFGPSARRLLGRLRPYRWQLVGIVALAVASVALMVVGPLILGHATDLIFSGVLGARLPDGLTTDEAVAQARAAGNDTLADLLARGRVVPGVGIDFTRLGQVLAWALGLYIAASLLSWLQGYLLNGVVQRAVLRLRAEVEEKLHRLPLPYFDRQPRGELLSRVTNDIDNISQSLQQTLSQLLTSLLTVVGVLVMMVWISPLLAIVALLAVPLSVLVTQQIAKRSQKLFIAQWTHTGELNGQIEEAFTGHELVKVFGRQGEVEATFAAKNDELFRASFGAQFVSGIIMPSMMFIGNLSYVAIAVVGGLRVTSGQLSLGDVQAFIQYSRQFTQPLTQVASMANLLQSGVASAERVFDLLDAPEQTPDPDPAARLDRPHGRVEFEAVSFRYAPDQPLIDDLSLVAEPGQTVAIVGPTGAGKTTLVNLILRFYELDAGRITLDGVDVTTLRRADLRGQVGMVLQDTWLFGGTIRDNIAYGNPDASEAEILRAAQATFVDRFVRSLPDGYDTVLDEEGSNVSAGEKQLITIARAFLSDPSLLILDEATSSVDTRTEVLLQQAMAALRADRTSFVIAHRLSTIRDAHLILVLDGGRIVEQGSHPQLLAAGGAYRQLHDAQFAGAAD
- a CDS encoding ABC transporter ATP-binding protein, yielding MLIRLLRRHLRPYGRPIAIVVLLQLVGTIASLYLPSLNGDLIDRGIAVGDTGHILRVGGWMLVVTAIQIGCSIAAVFYGARTAMAFGRDVRSAVFHQVGRFSAREVGQFGAPSLITRTTNDVQQVQMLVVLTFTMLVVAPIMCVGGIIMALREDFGLSWLMVVSVPVLGVAVSLIVRRMVPLFRAMQTRIDAVNRVLREQITGVRVVRAFVREPYETERFGIANAELTATALRAGRLMALFFPVVMLVLNVSSVAVLWFGAGRVDSGQIEIGSLTAFLSYLMQILMSVMMATFMLMMVPRAAVSAERITEVLDTESSVLPPTGPTAGPALPDGQPVRADLEFRAVTFQYPGAAAPVLRDITLRAGAGTTTAIIGSTGAGKTTLLSMVPRLFDATAGTVLVDGVDVREFDLDLLRRRIGVVPQRPYLFTGTVASNLRYGRPEATDEELWAALEVAQARDFVERMPGGLAASIAQGGTNVSGGQRQRLAIARAVVRRPEIYLFDDSFSALDLGTDARLRAALRPVTVDAAVVIVAQRVSTIIDADQIVVLENGAIVGVGRHAELLADCPTYAEIVASQLTVGVGA